Proteins encoded in a region of the Suncus etruscus isolate mSunEtr1 chromosome 1, mSunEtr1.pri.cur, whole genome shotgun sequence genome:
- the LOC126004716 gene encoding DNA-directed RNA polymerase II subunit RPB7-like: MFYHISLEHEILLHPRYFGPNLLNNVKQKLFTEVEGNCTGKYGFLIAVTIIDNIGAGVIQPGRRFVLYPVKYKAIVFQRFKGEVMDAIVTQVDKVRLFTEIGPMSCFISRHSIPSEMEFDPNSNPPCYKTMDEDIVIQQEDDIRLKIVGTRVDKNDIFAIGSLMDDYLGL, translated from the coding sequence ATGTTCTACCACATCTCCCTGGAACATGAAATCCTGCTACACCCGCGCTACTTCGGCCCCAATCTGCTCAACAACGTGAAGCAGAAGCTTTTCACCGAAGTGGAGGGCAACTGCACGGGCAAGTATGGCTTTCTGATTGCTGTCACCATCATCGACAACATTGGTGCTGGTGTGATCCAGCCAGGCCGACGCTTTGTCCTGTATCCAGTCAAGTACAAGGCCATTGTTTTCCAGCGTTTTAAAGGAGAGGTTATGGATGCCATCGTCACCCAGGTTGACAAGGTCAGACTCTTCACTGAAATTGGACCCATGTCCTGCTTCATCTCACGACATTCCATCCCGTCAGAGATGGAGTTTGATCCTAATTCCAACCCCCCATGTTACAAGACTATGGATGAGGACATTGTGATTCAGCAGGAAGATGATATTCGGCTGAAAATCGTGGGCACCCGCGTGGACAAGAATGACATTTTTGCGATCGGCTCTCTGATGGACGATTATTTGGGCTTGTGA